The DNA window CGCGCCACGGCGGAATACCGCCAGCTGACGGCGAAGAACCTGCTGATGCGGTTCTATCTTGAGACTGTCGGCGCCCCGGCAGAGCTGAAGCGGTTCGAGGAGGTGGCGTGATGGACACATTGATCGGAACGCCCGGAACGCAAAGCTTCATGGGAATAGCCGCGGTCTCCTCCCCTCCCTCAGGAGGACGCCGCTAATGGACAAGTCCACCTTCGAAGACCGCAAAGTTGTCATCATGGGACCGATGCACGGCCCCGTGCGTCATGATTCCGCGCATAAGCACGTCACCGGCACCGCCGACTATATCGACGATATTCCCGAACCCGCCGGCCTGCTGCACGGCGCCCTCGGCCTCTCCGACCGGGCCCATGCCGAAATCATCGGTATCGATCTTTCCGGGGTCGCAGCCTATCCCGGCGTGATCTGGGTCTTCACCGGCAAGGACGTGCCCGGCGTCAACGACGTCAGCTGCAATGGCAGCCATGACGAGCCGCTGCTGGCCGAAACTTTGGTTCAGTTCCACGGCCAGCCGATCTTTGCCGTCATCGCCGAAACGCGCGAGGCTGCCCGGCGCGCCGCGCGGCTCGCCAAGATCGACTATCGCGACCTGCCGCACTGGAGCGATATCGACGGCGCTCTCGCCAATGGCAGCCCTCTGGTCACGACACCGATGACCCTCCAGCGCGGCGAGCCGGAAACGGAAATGCCGAACGCCGCCATGCGCCTGAGGGGCCGGATGCGCATCGGCGGTCAGGAGCATTTCTACCTCGAAGGCCATATCGCCCTGGCCATTCCCGGCGAGGACGACGAGGTCATCGTCTGGTCCTCGACCCAGCATCCGAGCGAGATCCAGCACATCGTCGGCCACGTGCTCGACATCCCGTCCAACGCCGTCACGGTCAATGTGCGCCGCATGGGCGGTGGCTTCGGCGGCAAGGAAACGCAGGGCAATCAGTTCGCAGCCCTTGCGGCGATCGCCGCCAAGAAGCTCGGCCGCGCCATCAAGTTCCGTCCCGATCGTGATGAGGATATGAGCGCCACCGGCAAACGCCATGATTTCCTTGTCGATTACGAGGTTGGCTTTGACGCCGAAGGCCGTATCCACGCCGTCGATGCGACGTATGCGGCCCGTTGCGGCTTCTCCTCGGATCTCTCGGGCCCTGTGACCGACCGGGCTCTCTTCCATGCCGACTCCAGCTATTTCTACCCGCATGTGCATCTGCAGTCGAAGCCCTTGAAGACGCACACGGTCTCCAACACCGCCTTCCGCGGTTTCGGCGGACCGCAGGGAATGCTCGGCGCCGAGCGCTTCATCGAGGAGATCGCCTACGCCCTCGGCAAGGATCCGCTCGATGTCCGCAAGCTGAATTTCTATGGCCAGCCGGGCTCCGGGCGCACGCTCACCCCCTACCATCAGGAGGTCGAGGACAACATCATCCCCCGCATCGTCGAGGAGTTGGAGGAGACAGCCGACTATCGGGCACGGCGCAACGCCATCATCGCCTTCAATCGCGACAGCCGCTACATTAGAAAAGGCATAGCGTTGACGCCGGTCAAGTTCGGCATCTCCTTCACCATGACCGCCTTCAACCAGGCCGGCGCCCTCGTCCATGTCTATCAGGACGGCTCGATCCACCTGAACCATGGCGGCACCGAAATGGGCCAGGGCCTCTATACCAAGGTGGCGCAGGTGCTGGCCGACAGCTTCCAGGTCGATATGGACAGGGTGAAAATCACCGCGACGACGACGGCCAAGGTACCCAACACCTCGGCCACCGCCGCCTCTTCAGGCTCGGATTTGAACGGCATGGCAGCCTTCGATGCCGCCCGCCAGATCAAGGAACGGCTGGTGGCCTTTGCCGCCGAGAAATGGGAAGTGGCGCCTTCCGAGGTGGTCTTCCTGCCGAACCGGGTGCGCGTCGGCGAGCTTGAGATCCCCTTTCCCGACTTCGTCAAGCAGGCCTATTTCGCCCGCGTCCAGCTGTCGGCCGCCGGCTTCTACAAGACGCCGAAGATCCATTGGGACCGCAAGGCCGGCCGCGGCACGCCCTTCTATTATTTCGCCTATGGCGCCGCCTGCAGCGAAGTCTCGATCGACACGCTGACCGGCGAATATCTGATCGACCGGACCGACATCCTCCACGACGTCGGCCGCTCTTTGAACCCGGCGATCGACCTGGGCCAAGTCGAGGGAGCTTTCGTGCAGGGCTTGGGCTGGCTGACGACGGAGGAGCTCTGGTGGGACGACAAGGGCCGGCTGCGCACCCATGCGCCATCGACCTACAAGATCCCGCTCGCCTCCGACCGCCCGAAAATCTTCAACGTGCGGCTCGCCGAATGGTCGGAGAATGCCGAAGCGACGATCGGCCGTTCCAAGGCCGTCGGCGAACCACCTTTCATGCTGGCGATCTCTGTGCTGGAAGCCCTGTCGATGGCGGTCGCCAGCGTCGCGGATTACAAGGTCTGCCCGAGGCTCGATGCGCCGGCGACGCCGGAACGGGTGCTGATGGCGGTGGAGCGGATGAAGCGGGTGCAGAGATGATATCCTTCGCTTCTATCCTGCAATCGTTCGTACGGAGAGTTTGAGA is part of the Rhizobium bangladeshense genome and encodes:
- the xdhB gene encoding xanthine dehydrogenase molybdopterin binding subunit, whose amino-acid sequence is MDKSTFEDRKVVIMGPMHGPVRHDSAHKHVTGTADYIDDIPEPAGLLHGALGLSDRAHAEIIGIDLSGVAAYPGVIWVFTGKDVPGVNDVSCNGSHDEPLLAETLVQFHGQPIFAVIAETREAARRAARLAKIDYRDLPHWSDIDGALANGSPLVTTPMTLQRGEPETEMPNAAMRLRGRMRIGGQEHFYLEGHIALAIPGEDDEVIVWSSTQHPSEIQHIVGHVLDIPSNAVTVNVRRMGGGFGGKETQGNQFAALAAIAAKKLGRAIKFRPDRDEDMSATGKRHDFLVDYEVGFDAEGRIHAVDATYAARCGFSSDLSGPVTDRALFHADSSYFYPHVHLQSKPLKTHTVSNTAFRGFGGPQGMLGAERFIEEIAYALGKDPLDVRKLNFYGQPGSGRTLTPYHQEVEDNIIPRIVEELEETADYRARRNAIIAFNRDSRYIRKGIALTPVKFGISFTMTAFNQAGALVHVYQDGSIHLNHGGTEMGQGLYTKVAQVLADSFQVDMDRVKITATTTAKVPNTSATAASSGSDLNGMAAFDAARQIKERLVAFAAEKWEVAPSEVVFLPNRVRVGELEIPFPDFVKQAYFARVQLSAAGFYKTPKIHWDRKAGRGTPFYYFAYGAACSEVSIDTLTGEYLIDRTDILHDVGRSLNPAIDLGQVEGAFVQGLGWLTTEELWWDDKGRLRTHAPSTYKIPLASDRPKIFNVRLAEWSENAEATIGRSKAVGEPPFMLAISVLEALSMAVASVADYKVCPRLDAPATPERVLMAVERMKRVQR